In the genome of Montipora foliosa isolate CH-2021 unplaced genomic scaffold, ASM3666993v2 scaffold_288, whole genome shotgun sequence, the window gattttttctggcctccgagTGTCCGCTGCGGCGGATACGTGCTCGGCTTGCCTTGTATTGCATGAGCTGGGGTATCCAACCCCCGGGGAGTGTTGTGTTGCCTATTTTTGAGTCTGTAATAAAGTCAGTGCTGGTTACCGCGGCACACTGCATAATTCTCCATATCGTTgttgtattttgttgtttttatggtACGGTAAATGGCACAGAATTTAAGGTTATGACGACTACGAGAGCATATAACATTGAATCGGTCATTTTTTAATCTTTACTTGAGAACCGCTCGTCCCAACCCAGTTATACGATAAGACTTCACCCATATTATAAAACGTGGACAAAATGGAATAATCGCTGAATTTTTAAGATAGCGTTAAGTTGCATTTTGAAGTGAGTCAGATGTTTTCGCTCCCGTCTAGTCTTCGTGGtttcttttaaaagcttttCGATATAATGGAGTTTCCTTCCTGGCTAAGAAACGGAGACAACAACAAGAGCGTCATTCCAAAATACAAATTTGCGCAATTTTAACCAATTGACTCCTGAACCGaaccccattgacgagtaaaattgttttgcgttagacggagtaaaatatattaaatgtcactctcaggagtcaatgggttgtaATCACTGCGTAAAAAATTGAGATCTTTTTTATATGTCAAATATGTGCCGGTTATCTGGCATGCAGAAATAAAACTGGTGCGGCAGGCGTTTGAGTTTGTATTCTCACCTGCTGACATTTTCCATAAACTATCGCTTCGTTGTTTGGCAGAGGACAGGAAAGAAACGAAGTGAAATGGAAAACCCGTTTGACTCCAATGATCTAAAAGTTTATTCTCCTCGCTACTTTTATAGATCTCTTCGTTGGCAGGTTATAAGAATTTGGTGGTTTATCAGGATGGTACCCTtgagctgataataatcttcattctcagtACTTTTTTACCTGACAGTGCATTGAAATTGAGaggtgaatttacatactgatctcTCAGTCTTTTAGGTATGATTCATGATGGTCCGTACAATTCAAGGGAAAATTTCTAAGACGATGATCCGACTCGAACTGTCTTCGAATTGACGGCTAAACTTGGCAACTTTCAGGGACATGAAATGCCACTGGACCTCGTGTGTGGATCTGAATCTTGAAAAATTTTTGTTGTTCACTACAGTATCTTTACCTATACAGAAAACAAACATATTCTTCTCTATATCAAAACtgtttttcaataaagaaaTTCTTAGAAAAAGAAAGGCCGATCGGGTGACGTTGACTCACAGACAAACCCGTGTCTTTCAACAACTCGTCGTCAGTGGCTCAAATGGTTGCCGTTTAAGTTCACATTGTGTAACTTGTGTGGCTCCCTAAAGGCGACGTTCTTTCGGAGAAATGGTGAAATGTGTTAGGCGCTGCGATAAAGTGTATCAATTATTCTCGTGTTCAGTCGAGTTAAAATATTAGCGGTACAAATAAAACTAATCAAAGTGATAattacagaaagaaaaaaaacgtgcCGACCCTGCTATTGAAatatctttttgtttctttcaatcTCGCAGTCTTTGTATCACGTCGTGTGCGTTCTCCACTTTATTTATACTCGAATCAATTGGAGCTTATTAGGCGCCTAGCATATACAGCTGATGTGTCGAGTTTACAAGtatttatgaaaattagttgagacGTAAAAGTATTCGAGTCAAAAATCGGCTAAAGAATAAGCGGAGAATTAACACATTACGAAATTGAAAGaaagtaaaattaattaaataaaccGCGCACCggggctcagttggttgagcatcgggctgtcatgcgggaggtcgcgggttcgaaccccagccggatcaacactcaggatcaaCACtgaggatcttaaaataactgcatcttctcggataaggactataaaccgtaggccccgtctcacaaataccgTCTATGTTCATAacttccctgtgggacgttaaagaacccacacactattcgataagagtaggggatgtattccccggtgttgtggctgtcctgttctctccagagaagtggccggcttggcagtgatgtctctaaaaaagctcacggtgtatgaggccaccgaAGCAGAAAAAGCCGtaagccaaaaagggactttgccgagtgctggaacatgtagacgTAGATGTAAATAATAAAACTAAATGGTATGAAAACGAGAAGATGAAAATCTATATACAGCATAAATGGCAATTGCAAGTATCGAATGTTATTTTCCTAATTTGAGATACAAAATTTTTAATGGTGGGAGCAGTTCTTAGTTCATCCTGCAAGGAGTTCCACATCTTCGGCCCGTAATACCTAAAAGTACGGTACGGTAGAATAAGCTTCATTTTACCACGCAGATTACATTTGTTACTTCTTAATGACAGAAGACCTCTAAACGGTGTTGGTGTAGTTGCATAGATGACTTTGTATATGAGTATGCACATGTCCTGAATCCTTCTATTTTGCAGGCTTGGCGTATGTGCCTTTGCTAGTAATTCGTTATAGGTACTAATGTCGTCATTAAAAATACATCGCATAGCACGCTCGTTTAGCTTTTCGAGTTTGCCAGCTGCTGTTTTTCCACAATGCATCCATACGGTAGAGCAATAGGTAAAATGAGGTAGAATATAGGTTTTGTACagcaaaagttttgttttgattctCAACAACTTTTTAAACCTGCTTATAATCGctatttgtttgcttgttttcttacATAATGATGTAACTAAAGTTCAGATTTTCATCTATGTGAGCACCAAGTAGCTTGCAacttttgtttgtctttgtaaCAGTCCTATTTATCGAGAAACTAATATCTCCCTCATTCTTTTGGTTACGTCGGGCCTTGGGTCGTGTAAATAATAGGGACTCACATTTCTTGGCGTTGACAATAAGACCATTGTCACTGATCCAGCTTGACACGATGGCTAGTTCTGAATTTAGGGTATGTTGTAAAGTTCGCGCATCTCTATGACTAAAGTAAAGTTGCTTTTCATCGGCGTAAGCTGATAATGTTGCCTTCGTTACATTATAGAACAGGCCGTTTACAACTATATTAAATAAGTTAGGTCCCAACACGGATCCCTGAGGTACAGATTGCAATGACTTGAACGAATGTTTCCAAGTTTCCCACATTGCGTTCTGTTCTTTAAATAACTTGCTAACAGTTTTAAGCCTTTCGAGCCAATGCCATAAGTCGAGAGCTTTTCAAGTAAAAGATTGTGAGGAAAACGATCAAAGTCTTTGCTGAGATCTATTAAGACCGTTAAAGATAATTGCTCAGCCTCAGTCAACGAGGAGCATTTAAAACAGGTGAGAGAAAACAGGGTTCATTCGATAGACTAACAAGGAAGACCGTGTGTTTCCCTAAAACGATGGAAAACAAATGTGTCAAAAACATGGAACGTTTTCTCAAAGTGCCGTGCAACGCAAATTGAAGCTATTTATTAAggtgagttaactgaatagagtgtaatgtgaagtgctagatttcaatcccatatgaaccatgtgagcgttagccctacagatggaaatgggcccacacaaggacagagaaaaactctgaccagggtgggaattgaacccacgaccttcgggttagatctccgccgctctaccgactgagctacaaggtcagacgggagcaggccgtgggaagtgaagatgttaaagtcacggcaatgaacatgtacaagtacaaggaaaggttacgtttatacaaacgttggccgtgtagcacttatattttaaacagagttaactgaatagagtgtaatgtgaagtgctagatttcaatcccatatgaaccatgtgagcgttagccctacagatggaaatgggcccacacaaggacagagaaaaactctgaccagggtgggaattgaacccacgaccttcgggttagatctccgccgctctaccgactgagctacaaggtcagacgggagcaggccgtgggaagtgaagatgttaaagtcacggcaatgaacatgtacaagtacaaggaaaggttacgtttatacaaacgttggccgtgtagcacttatattttaaacagagttaactgttaagtttaaaatataaaatttaagtgctgtttaaaatataagtgctacacggccaacgtttgtataaacgtaacctttccttgtacttgtacatgttcattgccgtgactttaacatcttcacttcccacggcctgctcccgtctgaccttgtagctcagtcggtagagcggcggagatctaacccgaaggtcgtgggttcaattcccaccctggtcagagtttttctctgtccttgtgtgggcccatttccatctgtagggctaacgctcacatggttcatatgggattgaaatctagcacttcacattacactctattcagttaactctgtttaaaatataagtgctacacggccaacgtttgtataaacgtaacctttccttgtacttgtacatgttcattgccgtgactttaacatcttcacttcccacggcctgctcccgtctgaccttgtagctcagtcggtagagcggcggagatctaacccgaaggtcgtgggttcaattcccaccctggtcagagtttttctctgtccttgtgtgggcccatttccatctgtagggctaacgctcacatggttcatatgggattgaaatctagcacttcacattacactctattcagttaactctgtttaaaatataagtgctacacggccaacgtttgtataaacgtaacctttccttgtacttgtacatgttcattgccgtgactttaacatcttcacttcccacggcctgctcccgtctgaccttgtagctcagtcggtagagcggcggagatctaacccgaaggtcgtgggttcaattcccaccctggtcagagtttttctctgtccttgtgtgggcccatttccatctgtagggctaacgctcacatggttcatatgggattgaaatctagcacttcacattacactctattcagttaactctgtttaaaatataagtgctacacggccaacgtttgtataaacgtaacctttccttgtatttatTAAGGTGGTTAAGCACCCAAGACACAGACAAGCAAttagggacggtgcctactaattaaagatatttttgccccggtgtgtgattatgcaggaaatgtagatcttaacaagtcttattgaaatccatctatggcgttctttctcaaattaaagcttaattatctctcaaaaatgcatggttacccccaattttctttttggataccaggagtacttactaagatctactttctccggatagttttaaacagcgctaaaatatccctgtaagcattggcgataggaaatccgagtatctggagatgcgcagaacgtatgcgcaataacaatggtaggcaccgtccttaaaccaatcagaacgcgacGCAGGTAAGCGTGAGGCCGGCGCTAAGGAGACGCGGCAAAACGCGTGTGAGCTTCTGGTTGGTCAACAAGCTGGCAAGACCTTTTCGTCTACCAATCACTGAGCGTAGCCGAAGGAAAACCCTGTCAAGGCGAAATGTCTCTCAAAACTTGTAAGAGGAAGTTTAGTCTATATGGTTTATTAGCTTGCAACGCTATAGCCTGCGTGCAGACTCTCTCTCCTCGGTCTACTCAAGAGATTATAAATGTAAGAGAAGTCAttcctcatattggccctattcccatcgtaatccttcttaggttatttttagatgataacaattttcccgcggataatgttaccgcgcgcgcTACGTGGAAGTTTcatggaggagagaaagtgcagcaaattctgtaagATGTCATTCTCCGATTTCTAATGTaagaaaccgtgttaaataattttgaaagagggAGCTATATTTAACACGCGagcgttgcaaattgacttcaatccgatcttacggtttcaaaaatttttatcgcacggtcaattgaaattttcctgtcatgtgtggtaccGTTTGAAAGCGTTAGGTGTCTgatttatgaatatcatagaattaagtcaccatagtttaagtccgctaagaaaatcgagaatgCGTTGACCAAGTTGGGTGACTGTGGTctgcgatatttcattgtgtacaaaattctgtcgcctataaaactcgttccTTTCAAgctacaagatgcaaagatacaTCATTCAAAttgcttaactgtgttgtttacattgataccaatttcaacactgtccaatgtatgaaaccgagtttaataattttgaaagatgcaggtatatttaacgtgcttgctttgcaaattgacttccatccgATACCATAGGTTCAAAAACTTTTATCGCACGGTCTGTTCAAGTtctcctttcatgtttggtacggTTTCAAAGATCTATCTGTCCACTTCATGAATATGTAAGAATTACATGAAAatcgtcatattttaatcccgcgaagaaaatcaagaacgcgttaaccaagtcagtgatatattacttgttgactgtagtttgcgaattgccaatgtttacaaaattctgtcgcttataagACTCATTCCTTAGGTTTCAAACCTCTATAACTGAAATTGCTTAACTGTTTAGTTTTCAGTGATACCACAATCAcggttgtgccatatacgaaaccgtgttaaataattttttaaaaagacagctatatttaacatacgtgctttgcaaattgacttgaatccgataacacgggttcaaaaatttttatcggactAATGGTGTagccaggggggggggggcctttGTAAAccgttttttactcaaacagCCTACattattcaggttgcgaaaacgcgagtaccctctgtttggcacagtgtgaccccccccccccccccacttcataatctcttggtcTACTCCAGTCCCCATCTTTCTCACTCGCCCCGCCAAGAGAGATAGCAACGCCAAAACTGAGATCGATGTATCTCGGTGGAAATATATAGTGGGTAATCGTCATACTTGTTTCTTAAGCAAAAAGCAACAGCATATGCTTTCTAGTGAAACTTTATTTCCATTGTTTGCACAGCATCTTCTAATAAATATAATCCCAAGCGCACAATGCTCGGATCAGataaacaaaacacaaagaagCAGTGGTCTACAATGTCCAGCAGAACGCAAACAAGATTTGTGACCGCAAAGACTTTCTTGCTCATTTCGAGCGTATTCTTGAAcgtttattttcttattttgttcACCGAGTGACCGGCACGACTTTTCCGGTGTGTAATGAGAGTATCTGCTCTATAACGGAAAATTTAGTTAGAAAACGGTAATTTTCGGcggaaattgtttttttcaaaccaagaAAGCTATCGAGCAAGCACTAAAACGAAAAATGTGACgctagaatgaaaaaaaaaaaattcaaccagAAGTTCATGTGATTCCTCCGACCGATAAGCTTGCCAGGATCTCCTTTTTGTCCCAAGAACATTGATTGCGCTGACGTTTGTCGCTCTAGAATGAAACGCCCAAGGCGTACACTACTTTCTTCGCTCACGTTAAAATATTGTTAAAGAGCAAGGTATCGGAATGTATTATTCGAGTCTTGTAGCAAACCGATCCAGGGAGCTTTTGTTTCCCCGCAattaaagactctctgtctaccAAGATGCAGCGCGCGCCGTCGTAGTCGCCCTTGCTtattagacaacgttctcgtagccatcgtcgtccttgcttaaggtcaaAAACTATTAAACTATTGTGAGTCATGATTCTGTCGTCGTAgccgtccttgcttaaggtccctaatatttTAACTGACATTTCCCTATTAAACAggaaataatataatataatatttttagacaacgttctcgtatccgtcgtcgtctttgcttaaggtccctaatatcgTGAGTCATGATCCTGTTGGCGTCGATGTAAACACTGAAACCTTCAGAAAGAAGATCACGCTCACCACTGAAACCCAAGCCGAACGACTTGGAGTAACCGCAAAATCATTACAGTGACGAGAaataatagggaatttaagaaacggcgacggttacgactacgacatcgccacaaaacagtaatattattggttaacagagcataaataatcgtgctgcacgtgcagcacgcattttagcaagtatcttagcggtcctctgcataacgacgacgtgaaatcaccaaaatttgaggttttcacGACAACTTAAGCATTCAGCAGAGAATCcttaattctctattttaactctgaaaccgctcgtaccaattcatttttaggatacttcgcccacattgtaggacgtgaacgagactgaataatcgcgaaagacttatgatagagccatgttatattttgaagtgacgttttcgtcgatcGTCGccttcgtagatcttaaatttccgcaatatttttagacaacaacgttctcgtagccgttgtcgtcgtccttgcttaaggtccctaaaaTGTTGTGTCATGATCCTGTTGGCGTCGATGTAAACACTGAAACCTTTAGAAACAAGACCACGCTCATCACAGAAGTTTGATGCGAGAGTCTAAAATAAGGCAAGGAGCACCAATAAAGTTGCAAGACAAAACCAACGCAGTAAGGGaagtgtttactgcgagggcccaagaaagtgaagtagcacccttaGCACCAATGGCGTTCcaagacaaattcaaagtagtaaggcaggtgtttactgcgagggcctgggaaagtgaagaaGCACGCTCAGCACGAATCAAGATGCAAGACAAATCAAAAGTAGTAAGAGAGGTGCTTACTGCGAGgtcctgggaaagtgaagtagcaccctcgtCACCAATGAAGTTGCCAGACAAAtgcaaagtagtaagggaggtgtttactgcaaGGGCTTgagaaagtgaagtagcacccgcatcaccaatggagttgccagacaaattcaaagtactaaaggaggtgtttactgcgagggcctgggaaattgaaattgaattagtACCCTGATGACTGCAGCCATTTATTTGAAACCCACATAAATTCTACACGTTTCTATAGGgagacaatttcttaaattgtccagataagtgcgaggatcacttttctctttcttcattAACCCAAATATGCATTCATTTCAGATACGATGAAGATACTTGGAGACTAAGGGGTAGATAGTGGGATAAGGGTGTctactataagagacaattgcttaaattgtccagataagtgtgaggatcacttctctctttcatctttaacccacacttcaaatatgcaTTCATTTCAGATACGATAAAGATACTTGGAGACTTGTGGGTAGATGGTGGGGTAATGCTGTCTACTATTagagaaaattgcttaaattgtccagataagtgcgagcatcacttctctctttcgtcctTAACCCGCACCTCAAATATGCATTCATTTCAGATACAATAAAGATACTTGGAGACTAAGGGGTAGATAGTGGGATAAGGGTGTCTACTATAAGagataattgcttaaattgtatagataagtgcgaggatcacttccctTTTTCGTGTTTAACCCGcacttataattttttttcagataaGATAAAGATACTCGGAGAGTAGTGGGGTTTGGGTGTCTACGATAAGAGACATGTACTCGGGTGCCCAGGGGTAGATAGTGGGGTAAGGGCTCAGtctttgactcccaggagtaatcagcatgtaaattctcctcataATCTCAATAAAATCTCTGTCAAATAGGTCTTGAGAAAAAAGAGAATTATCAGCTCAAGATGTGatttaacaccaaattctcacgACTACTCAACAAAGAAAGCTATAGTACTCGTTAAGAGtatgaacgtttcgatcttgggaaTAAAAGGGTTAACAAAGGAAATAGAAGAACGCAAGAAAACGTTCTCTTTTTCGTCTTTAAGAAAGTCTCGTTGCCCTAACAACCTGACCGTGGGGATGAACGTTTTGGTTCCTTACGGAAAATGACCGTATGAGCCTTGAACTCGGGTTGAAAGATGTTTGTATGGTAATCCTCAGGTAAGAGCGTATCTGTGAGGACTCTCTTAAACTCACTGTTCCCGATAAGCAGAATAAACCGATCAAACTATCTTGTTAAATTGATATATTTAATTCGTAAACAAAACACTATATTTACACAAAGCAAAGTAATCGAGAAACTTCCTTGATAAGACCTTTGTAAAATTGCATAAAAAGGATACCAAAAAAAGATTGTTTGTTTCGTCTTGAAAACGCAGGAATATATAGATATCGCTTATGCACAATAAAAACACCATTTAAGCGAACACCTTAATAAATTACTTTATAAGGATGTTGTCAGATTTGTTGAACCTGAATGTGAAAAGCTGCAGCAATGTTTGCAGCTTAATAGACCTAACAACATTAATGTACATATTGCACAGACACATTCTTAATGTGTAAACAAGCTAGTATAAAGTACCTCAATTACATGAGTAAACGACACTACGGGGACACACAGTAATAAAATGGTATCCCACATTCGCTTGTCGATTTGTTTTGTCGAACCTAATTAAAATCTCTCGGGGTTTAAAGCCGCATTTGagtgataatgtagcattcacctTTTAAGTAATATTGAAAtacttgaaacaaaacattttattctcaAAGGATCTCAATTAGGCACAACACTGAGTTAATCGACTTGGTCtattaggggtggcgaatggtaaatgcgagacttttcgagacggcgagaccagcgtttttctttgtgAGCCCGAGccttttgactttttagattgcgagaccgagacttcaaagtgtttgacaccttcatatgaaaaacgagactgcgagacgcacataaccgctcaaaaaacgagactgcgagacccgtgaaattcgactaaaattttgcgagacccagagtttttgatgaaccattcgccaccccttctattgaaaaaaaagggaaaagtctgcttacgagccagatgGCCCATTAGGCAGGAGTTTATctcggtttctgtagcatgaaggagtatttctacttccccctggatgggatgccaatCCACCGCAGGGTTACCCCACGTATTAATTTGAAATAACGAGACAAAGAATGGGGTGCAACAAATTGGCGATTTTAGCATTTCACCTGCTTGAGTTCTTTGTAAAATTGAAGTAGATTCAAAAAGGCAACTGACTGAAGTCGTGAAAAGTCATCGGATTGCGGGCCTGCTGTCTATCATCTATGCGGacatcaattcttctttttctttggatttcaaaactacgtcAACTAAACACCAAGTGGCCCAAGTTTTGAGTCTTGATTTCAAAAAcatacttattttattttatctgaCATTTTCCTATTGAATGGTCTCGcctgagagagctggatcgaggagaaaatgtcgTCTGCGACGCTCAAGTCGTGTGttcgcggctgaattaatatgcagcaggGGAGTTTCGGGCTCTAAGATTttgaaactcgtgttttgcatatgtaataagttgcatttacactctgaaattttaaactagcgagtaaatgacgtcacttaccCCTAGATTCAACCCTCTGatgtccagtcggtcagttttaaaCATACGTAATGGCGCACCGcataatccaaaaaaaaaatttgcagtcGGGTGTTCAGCACACACTGTTTCAAAATCTCAAGAAAGAAAGgctgtgaattttttttttttttaacacagaAGCACTTTAACTGAAAGTCACATATCTCAAGGGACAGACTAGGTGTCTTTCTCTGTATGTAACCCTTACTTCCTCGTGAAGCATAAGAAAAAAGGTCACCTTTAACCTTTCAGTGCATACTTAATATCAACAAACAAGTGGTGGGGAGGTGGCGTGAGATAGTCGTCACAATTAAAAAACAACACCATGAACTCAAAAAGACAATATCGAGGGTCATGAGATTCTTTCATATAAAAGACTGAGCAAGGAATTACGTTAAAGTTTTGTCGGCGTCAACGTAGATACTGAAACCTGTAGAAAGAAGATCGCGCTCATCACTAAAGTTCAATGCGAGAGTCTAAACTAAGGCGAGgagcaccaatggagttgtaAGACAAGTCCAAAgaagtaagggaggtgtttactgcgagggccttgGAAAGCGAGGTGGCACCTTCGTCACTAATGTAGTTCCGAGACAACTTCAAAGTTGTAAGAGAGGTGTTTACTgtgagggcctgggaaagtgaagtagcaccctcagcaccgATGAAATTTTTAGACAAAGCCAAAgcagtaagggaggtgtttactttGAGGGCTTTGGAAAGGGAAGCGGCACCTTCATCACGAATGGAGTTccaagacaaatccaaagtagcAAGGGAGGTGTTTCCTGTGAGGGCCTGAGAAAGTGAAGAAGTACCTCCATCATCAATACGGTTGaaagacaaattcaaagtagtaagggagttGTTTCCTGtaagggcctgggaaagtgaagtaacaccctcagcaccaatggagttccaagacaaatccaaagtagtaagggaggtgtttccTGTGAGGGCCTGAGAAAGTGAAGAAGCACTCCCATCACCAATAGAGTTGaaagacaaattcaaagtagtaagggaggtatTTCCTGTGAGGGCCTGGGAGAGTGAAGTACCACCGTCAGGACCAATGAAGTTgaaagacaaatccaaagtagtaagggagctgtttactgcgagggccttgGAAAGCGAAGTGGCTCCCTCATCACCAATGGAGTTCCGAGACAACTTTAAAGTAGTAAGGAAGGTGTTCGTTgtgagggcctgggaaagtaaagtagcaccctcagcaccaatggagttgcaaaacaaatccaaagtagtaagggaggtgtttactgtgagggcctgggaaagtgaagtagcaccctcatgGCCAATAGAGTTGCCAGACAAAAATAATTCGGTCACTGTGGAGTTAGCAGCGATAGCCAGCGAAAGTGAAGGAATTTTGTCAGGCAAAGGATGACGTGAAAGTGCCAAATCGATTTTAGTGAAATCAAGATTCCTTCCAAAGTTGTCAGCTAATTTGGAATAAAGATTTTCCGAAAAAGTTTGACATTCCTTTATGAAGGCCAAAGCCAACAACAACTTCGAGTTCTGTTGACGCGGAGATCTGCGGGCTTCCAGGTTTGCAAGTGAGGCaatacattttacaagggacactGCAGTTTCTTCGGATTGCGAGGCGATGATTCCACTCATGAACATGAAAACTTGATTTAGTTGACCAAAGAACGTTTCGTCGGTTAGAACCGATTTCTTGTCAGTTACTCCATCAAGGATGGAAAATGCAAGATACAGGCCAGCAAAG includes:
- the LOC137986736 gene encoding leucine-rich repeat-containing protein 74B-like, which codes for MFKTDRLDIRGLNLGALAVNTSFSTLNLSGNSIGDAGATSLSQALAVNTSLTTLHLSGNFIGDEGATSLSQDLAVSTSLTTFDLSCILIRAERASSLSQALAVNTCLTTLNLSWNAIGAKGATSLSWALAVNTSLTALVLSCNFIGAPCLILDSRIKLL